Genomic DNA from Geitlerinema sp. PCC 9228:
TTTCCCCCAACGGGATGTGGATATTTCCCACCCCCAATTTGGTATTGACCACAACCGCTGCATCTTCTGTACGCGCTGCGTGCGGGTTTGCGACGAGTTGGAAGGGGCACACGTTTGGGATGTGGCTCACCGCTGCGCCGGTTTGAAAATTGTGGCTGGCTTGGACCAGCCTTGGGGGGATGTAGACGCTTGTACCTCCTGCGGCAAATGCGTCGATGCCTGCCCTACGGGGGCGATTTTCCGCAAAGGCTCTACGGTCGCCGAAATGACCCGCGATCGCGGCAAACTAGAATTTCTGCAGCAAGCACGGGAGAAAGGAGAATGGACAAGGTAAGATTCGCTACTATTTGGTTGGGGGGCTGTTCTGGATGTCACATGTCGTTTCTGGACATGGACGAATGGCTGTTTGAACTCGCCGATAAAATCGATCTGGTGTACAGCCCCTTCGCCGATGTCAAGGAATATCCCGACCATGTCGATGTCTGTTTGGTAGAAGGATCGGTTGCCAACGAAGACAACCTGGCTTTGCTGCGGCAAGCCCGGAAAAAAACCAAAACCCTGATTTCTTTTGGCGATTGTGCGGTCACTGCCAACGTACCGGGGATGCGCAATCCCATTCGCAACAGTGCCGATGCGGTTTTGAAAGCTTGCTACGTGGATATGGGCGACACCAATGCCCAGATGCCGGAAGCTTTGGGGGTTTTGCCTCGACTGCGCGATCGCGTGCAACCGGTTCACGAACTGGTTTCTGTCGATTATTTCATGCCAGGATGCCCTCCCTCTGCCGACCGCATTCGCAATTTCATCGACCCCCTCCTGCGCGGAGAAGAACCCCCCACTGAAGGCAGAGAAGCCATTAAATTCGGATAAGACCGTACCAATTTCCTAGGGGCGATTCGTGAATTGCCCCTACAGGGGGGTTGAAAACAAGCATCCATCAATTGGGAGGTAGATTCCATGGCAAAAACTGTTTCCATCGACCCCGTGTCTCGCATTGAAGGACACGCTAAAATTACGATTTATCTCGACGATCGTGGCGAAGTCGAGGACGCGCGTTTCCACGTGACCGAATTTCGCGGCTTTGAAAAATTCTGCCAAGGTCGCCCCATGTGGGAAATGGCAGGGATTACCGCCCGCATTTGCGGCATTTGCCCGGTCAGCCACTTACTGGCTTCCGCCAAAACTGGGGATAAAATTCAGGCGGTTCGCATTCCCCCAGCCGGCGAAAAACTGCGGCGGATGATGAATTTGGGGCAGATTATCCAATCCCACGCCCTCAGCTTTTTCCATCTCAGCAGCCCCGATTTGTTGCTAGGTTGGGATAGCAACCCCGCCCAGCGCAATATTTTTGGTGTCATGTCTGCCGACCCGGATTTGGCAAGGGGGGGCATTCGCCTGCGCCAGTTCGGA
This window encodes:
- a CDS encoding oxidoreductase encodes the protein MDKVRFATIWLGGCSGCHMSFLDMDEWLFELADKIDLVYSPFADVKEYPDHVDVCLVEGSVANEDNLALLRQARKKTKTLISFGDCAVTANVPGMRNPIRNSADAVLKACYVDMGDTNAQMPEALGVLPRLRDRVQPVHELVSVDYFMPGCPPSADRIRNFIDPLLRGEEPPTEGREAIKFG